CCTTTACAGCATGAATGATGTGGTTGCCTTCGAGCGGATGAACCGCACCGGGACAAGTCATGAACTCCATTCTGGAATAGACTTGATAAAACATGCGGATTTGAGCCATGAATGACAAAGCGAAGAAAACGAAGAAAAACGTTGACGAAAGCTGTCAGGCTGAGGTAATTCTGGGCACGGAGATTAGACACCTCCACAACCAACGGCGGTCATCCGCCCCCGTCAGTCCTGGCGGTATTTTTGCGCCTTGCGTCCGTCAGGACTCCGGGGGCAACCGGCATGTCCAAGCCGAAAGGCTAAAACCGGTTGGCCCAACCGTTGGTGGGGTGTCTAACCCCCGGAGTCTCGGCGTCCTAGACACACGTCCGTGCTCCGGCGATTCCATCGCGACCAACGGAGTACCGATGATGACCCCAGTCCAACACCCGGATTGCGTCCGGGACATGCCCTCGTTTTCCTCCCCATCCCCGATTCTCGTCAGTGACGCCCTGCAAACCCTGCGCGATGCCGCCAGGGAGGGACGGATCGACCCGGACTTTTGTCAAAGTATCGGGGTCGAGTTTCTGGCATTCGCAAACCCCCGCTTCAGTCCCAGCCTTGTTACCGCCGCGCCTGATTTGTTGCTGGCCTTGGATAACTTGATGGACCGGTTGTCTACCATGTACCAAGCCATCGATACCGCCATCGGGTGGTCCGTCAAGAATTTCTTCAATGCTTGGTTACTTGGCAGAGAAGATACATTATTTTCCGATGCCATGAATGCAATCAACAAAGCGAAAAGTGAAGAGCCTCTTGTCCATGGAGGCCGCCAATGAAATCAGAAGCAGCCATTTGTGATTCACGGAGGTGGCCATGAGCATCGCCTTTGCCATCATCCATCCGGAGGCCATTGCGCCACCGGGAATGCCCCCTTACGTACATAAAGTGTTGCTTGCCCTGTATTCGTTCGCCGGTGGGGCGGCCAAACCCTATTGCTGGCCCTCTGTGGCCACCCTGGCCGAGAAGGCGCGCGTCAGCCTCCGGCGGGTGCCCATGGCCATACGGAACCTCGTTGAAACCGGGTGGATTACCGACATCGAGCAGGGTGGTGGCCGCAGGTCCAACGTCTACCATTTACGCTTTGAAGGTCAAGTTATCCACACCCCTGACCAAGTGGTCAGGGCACCCCTGACCGGACGGTCAGGGCACCCCCGACCGGATGGTCAGGGGAACATACCAATGAACAAACCAATGGAACCAACCACCACCAGCCGGATCGCGGAGCCATGCGTCGGCCCTGTGCTTCGGAACGAAAACATCGGTGGTGGTGGTTTTTCTTCTTCTTCGGAAAAAGCGGTCACGGTTTCTTTTGCGCCGCCAACCGCTGTGGAAGCCCTGCCCCTGCCGGACAAACTTTCACTTCCGCAGCAGAAGGCCATCAGGAAGCAACTTTCCAAGATTGACGCAGAAAAGGCCGCCGAGGTAATCGAGGAATTGTCTGCCGGCCTTGAGGACAAGAAGAACCCGGTGCTGAGCGCCGTTGGCTACACGGTCACGCTCGTTTCCAACGCCCTGGAGGGACTCCCCGTTCTTGGCCGTGCTTTGAAAGCCAGGGCGGAAGAGGAAAAGAGACGTCGCCGGGAAGAAGCCGAACGGCAGATGCGCGAACAGGAAAAGGCCGAGATCGAGGCCGAGGCGGCCCGGTCGCGGGAAACCGACGACATGGTCCGGTCCATTCCTCCTGAAGAACTGGCGGAAAAGCGCAAGGAGTTCATCGCCAGATTGCGCGTCACCAACCGTTTGATTCATGACCTGCATGCCGCCACCGGGTTCAGCAGTCACGGGCATGAAATATTGTTCAGGGAATGGCTCCGAGCGAATTCGTGAAACGTCACATTTTGAGCCGTGAAACGTCACAAAACACCGGAAAATGATCCGAATGATGCATGAAATGTATAGAAATCGGCAAAAATGAAACAAGAGAAATCCATATTTCGATTGATGTGATGTAAATCACAACAAGCAAAAGGAAGCACGACATGACATATTCCCCCGCCCCGTGGACCAAAAGACCGGATCCGTCTGGATTGGATGAAGAAATCATAGACGAGAACGGAGCCGTCATCGTCGAGGGGACAACCATCAACTTTCTTGCGGATGAACTGTTGATTCTGGCGGCACCGGATCTTCTGGCCGCCTGCCAAAAGATGATTGAGGCTTGGGATTGCCGCTGCCCGGAAGCAGGCATTGTGGCGATCCAGCAAGCCGTTTCCAAGGCGAAAGGAGGTGCGGCATGAAAGCCGTCATGTCTTCCATTTTTTCCATTCGGCCAGGGATTCAGGTGCTTCCAGGCGTGACCAATCCCACCAGCCGAAACTCGACGTATGCCGATAGACCGCTTCAGCGGCCTGTTCCGGCGAGTCGTAGGTGTCGAGTTTTTCCCGGTCGATTGAAAGCTCGTACTTTCCTGTTTTCGATGATCGGCGAATCCAAAAGAGTCCCCTGCGGGTCCGCAGCGTCCACATCCCCCTATCTCCCCTGTCATCAGCCTCGCGCCCGTTCTGGTGGCGTGAGGACCGATTTCCCGTGACGGAAAAACACTGAAGACATTACTCATTAAAAGGCAGACAAGGCAATAGTATTTATAATTACGTAAATACAATGGTATTTTGTTTGCATAATTAACATCTTTTAATGTTTTTTAACACCTTTAACCGCCATGAACATCACTGGAGATAAAGAAAGATGAACACCTTGAGGAGACCCGTTACCGCCAGACGCGCCGCCATTGATGTCGATGCGGCTCGGTATCGCACCGGCTTTGCGGATTATTTCTTTTGGCGCTTTTTGAGAACGACGCCGCTGACACGGTGGTGGCCGCCGAGCGCGAGAGAGAAGAGAGGATCATGAATGAATACGCCATCCTCTAAAGCCAGGCCCATTATTTTTTCAACCTCGATGGTTCGAGCAATTCTAAACGGGAAGAAGACCCAAACGCGGAGGGTAGTAACACCACAACCTATTCCACCGATCATGCCAATACCGTCATATCGTCGATCAAGGAAGAATACACTGGAGATGGATGTCGCATTCGGTCCCAATAATCGCCACAAGGACGGCAGGGTACGATATTGGCAATCCCCTTACGGAATGGAGGGGGACCATTTATGGGTACGTGAAACCTGGGGAAAGTGCCCTACGACAGGAAATATAAAATATCGGGCAGATGGTGAAATCCCAGGAATAAAATGGTCACCATCCATTTTCATGCCGATAAAGGTGGCTCGAATCAACCTGGAAATTATTCGTGTTGACATCGAACAGATACAAAATATTAGTGAGGAAGATGCCATTGCCGAGGGACTCTTC
The DNA window shown above is from Magnetococcales bacterium and carries:
- a CDS encoding helix-turn-helix domain-containing protein is translated as MSIAFAIIHPEAIAPPGMPPYVHKVLLALYSFAGGAAKPYCWPSVATLAEKARVSLRRVPMAIRNLVETGWITDIEQGGGRRSNVYHLRFEGQVIHTPDQVVRAPLTGRSGHPRPDGQGNIPMNKPMEPTTTSRIAEPCVGPVLRNENIGGGGFSSSSEKAVTVSFAPPTAVEALPLPDKLSLPQQKAIRKQLSKIDAEKAAEVIEELSAGLEDKKNPVLSAVGYTVTLVSNALEGLPVLGRALKARAEEEKRRRREEAERQMREQEKAEIEAEAARSRETDDMVRSIPPEELAEKRKEFIARLRVTNRLIHDLHAATGFSSHGHEILFREWLRANS